Proteins encoded by one window of Eremothecium cymbalariae DBVPG#7215 chromosome 1, complete sequence:
- the MUM3 gene encoding Mum3p (similar to Ashbya gossypii AFR524W): MPFFSTIEANLTGAFGRLAEVPPIHIIRWLLKLVSIGKYMILHSIWSLLSCFFDLTIRSDSVNNGLTVFLRVLTIFPFIGSPLAHRISSLIGFLKGKFMPFMDNMIKAIEYTFQVKMINDTLMNENVKIVVTGDPFGLNYVDSAPLTTLILSNHRSIIDYIVISKLILETKEAIPDHRKFLWSLVRTKQFKLPPPMDFITWARITNFPTLRLLFNIWSKDENSIVSVSNLHSHILKNRNSAFILFPEVNIITPELVMIQQKLLKSKYEDTPSLKQVLYPRYKQLNAVIKDLACWKKIKKRHSLMEHVVDRLDKWLHDDELIEQDFVELESLLNADTEFEKVHKPVHSEKVRINEFMYHFTIVYYQPVLKRNDPSHIHEHNKPTGIREPHYQLEHITPSLWDMYKAKNGDRPIIIKIHVERCRMDPLLHMKSRHLEKWLENVWCEKEKRITVMESAVKLQ; the protein is encoded by the coding sequence ATGCCATTCTTCAGCACCATTGAAGCTAATCTAACAGGTGCTTTTGGTCGGTTGGCGGAGGTTCCCCCCATCCACATAATCAGATGGTTACTAAAGTTGGTGAGCATTGGTAAATATATGATTTTACATTCGATCTGGTCATTATTGAGTTGCTTCTTTGATCTAACTATACGTTCCGATTCAGTCAATAATGGTTTAACTGTGTTCCTCAGGGTGCTTACAATTTTTCCATTCATTGGATCTCCCTTGGCCCATCGAATTTCCAGTTTAATAGGCTTTTTAAAGGGTAAGTTTATGCCGTTCATGGATAACATGATAAAAGCCATTGAATATACGTTTCAGGTAAAGATGATAAATGATACTTTGATGAATGAAAATGTTAAAATAGTTGTTACCGGTGATCCATTTGGGCTTAATTATGTTGATTCGGCTCCGCTGACTACGTTGATTTTGTCAAACCACAGATCTATCATTGATTACATCGTTATCAGCAAATTGATTTTAGAAACAAAGGAGGCTATTCCAGATCACAGGAAATTTTTATGGTCGTTGGTACGTACAAAACAATTCAAGCTACCTCCTCCAATGGACTTCATTACATGGGCTCGAATTACCAATTTTCCTACTTTGAGGCTActattcaatatttggtCGAAAGATGAGAATAGCATAGTTTCCGTGTCCAATTTGCATTCCCATATTCTCAAAAATAGGAATAGTGCTTTCATTTTGTTTCCAGAGGTCAATATTATTACTCCAGAATTGGTGATGATACAACAGAAATTGTTGAAGTCAAAATATGAGGATACCCCTTCGTTGAAGCAAGTGTTATATCCGAGATATAAACAATTAAACGCTGTGATCAAAGACTTGGCTTGTTGGAAGAAAATTAAGAAACGGCATAGCTTAATGGAGCATGTTGTAGATAGGCTTGACAAGTGGCTACATGACGATGAACTGATTGAACAAGACTTTGTCGAACTCGAAAGTCTTTTGAACGCTGACACCGAATTCGAGAAAGTGCACAAACCTGTCCATTCTGAAAAAGTTAGAATAAATGAGTTCATGTACCATTTTACAATTGTATACTATCAACCTGTACTTAAACGAAACGATCCTAGCCATATCCATGAGCACAATAAACCTACTGGGATTAGGGAACCTCATTATCAATTGGAGCACATCACTCCATCGCTATGGGATATGTATAAAGCAAAGAACGGAGATAGGCCAATAATCATTAAAATACACGTAGAGAGATGCCGTATGGATCCTTTACTACACATGAAATCTCGTCATTTGGAGAAGTGGTTAGAAAACGTTTGGTGTGAGAAGGAAAAACGAATAACGGTCATGGAAAGTGCTGTTAAGTTACAATGA
- the RNA1 gene encoding GTPase-activating protein RNA1 (similar to Ashbya gossypii AFR525C), whose amino-acid sequence MDSLSCTSRHENSESFSISDKALKLTSEEDIKPHLTSLSELSKVTKIDLSGNTIGIDASIALAKHIENHKNISENVTEINFADLYTSRLVDEVVESLKVLLPVLLKCPKLELLNLSDNAFGLRTIDILEDYIANAVNLKHLILSNNGMGPFAGERIGRALYSLAQRKKDAGKPLLETFICGRNRLENGSAKCLALGLKGHAGGLKTVRLYQNGIRPNGIAILIKHGLKYNVNLEVLDLQDNTFTSGASMVLAEVLPQWKSTLKELNVNDCLLKELGCDAVLKVMLSNQFSSLKTLKLQYNEMNQKTLELALLPALENGNLDALKFLELNGNRLEEESEALETLHDLFNGEIDELDDLEELDSEAEYEGDEEEEEEEEEVEDVDLKELEEELSNFYINDLAKEVEKVHI is encoded by the coding sequence ATGGATTCGCTATCTTGTACCTCCAGACATGAAAATTCTGAGagtttttcaatttctgaTAAGGCATTAAAATTGACGAGTGAAGAGGACATAAAGCCCCATTTAACGTCGCTTTCTGAACTCTCGAAGGTAACTAAGATTGATCTTTCAGGTAATACAATTGGTATTGATGCTTCTATAGCGTTGGCAAAGCATATTGAGAATCATAAGAACATCAGTGAGAATGTTACGGAGATTAATTTTGCTGACTTGTATACGTCGCGGCTTGTGGACGAAGTTGTGGAGTCTTTAAAGGTTTTACTTCCAGTGCTGCTGAAGTGTCCTAAGTTGGAGCTCTTGAACTTGTCAGATAATGCGTTTGGGTTGCGTACAATTGACATCTTGGAGGATTATATTGCGAACGCGGTGAACTTAAAGCACTTAATTTTGTCCAACAATGGGATGGGTCCATTTGCCGGTGAGAGGATTGGGAGGGCGTTATATTCTTTGGCGCAGCGGAAGAAGGATGCAGGGAAGCCGCTTTTGGAGACGTTTATCTGCGGTCGAAATAGGTTAGAGAATGGGTCTGCAAAATGCTTGGCGCTTGGATTGAAGGGTCATGCTGGCGGGCTGAAGACAGTGAGGTTGTACCAGAACGGGATTAGACCGAACGGGATTGCAATTTTAATCAAACATGGTTTAAAATACAATGTCAACTTAGAGGTTTTAGATTTGCAAGATAATACTTTCACAAGTGGTGCTTCGATGGTTCTTGCAGAGGTTTTGCCCCAGTGGAAATCTACGTTGAAGGAATTAAATGTTAACGATTGCTTATTGAAAGAACTCGGTTGTGACGCAGTCCTTAAAGTCATGTTGTCGAACcagttttcttctttgaagacGCTTAAGTTGCAATATAATGAAATGAACCAAAAGACCTTAGAACTAGCTTTGTTACCTGCTTTGGAGAATGGTAATTTGGATGctttgaaatttttggaacTAAACGGTAATCGTTTAGAAGAGGAATCGGAAGCCTTGGAAACTTTGCACGACTTATTTAATGGTGAAATAGATGAGCTAGATGATTTAGAAGAATTAGATTCAGAGGCTGAGTATGAGGgggatgaagaagaagaagaagaagaggaagaagtgGAGGATGTCGATCTAAAGGAATTAGAAGAGGAACTCTCCAATTTCTACATTAACGACTTAGCCAAGGAGGTTGAAAAGGTACACATCTAA
- the MBF1 gene encoding multiprotein-bridging factor 1 (similar to Ashbya gossypii AFR526C) has product MSDDWEATTVIGQKVRRGGGGPRQQVARTQGQINAARRAGLVLSVDKKYTSSNTKGNNEGQRLTMVDRETDIVKPKKLDSSVGKAISKARSDKGLSQKDLAVKINEKLTVINDYESCRAIPNQQVLGKLEKALGVRLRGKNIGEPFGGPKK; this is encoded by the coding sequence ATGTCAGACGATTGGGAAGCAACTACGGTTATTGGACAAAAGGTAAGGAGGGGCGGTGGCGGTCCCAGACAGCAGGTGGCCAGAACTCAAGGACAAATCAACGCTGCCAGAAGGGCCGGTCTAGTGCTGTCTGTCGACAAAAAGTACACCTCAAGCAACACGAAGGGTAATAATGAGGGACAAAGACTCACGATGGTTGACCGTGAAACGGACATTGTGAAGCCAAAAAAGCTAGATTCTTCAGTTGGTAAGGCGATTTCCAAGGCCAGGTCGGATAAGGGTTTGAGCCAGAAAGATTTGGCTGTGAAAATCAACGAAAAACTCACTGTCATCAACGACTACGAATCCTGCAGAGCTATTCCCAACCAGCAAGTTCTAGGCAAGTTGGAAAAAGCTTTGGGTGTCAGATTGAGGGGTAAGAACATCGGCGAGCCTTTCGGAGGCCCTAAGAAGTAA
- the TAF9 gene encoding chromatin modification protein (similar to Ashbya gossypii AFR527W) → MTEQEDIPRDVRLLHLLLASQSIHAYEDQVPLQLMDFAHRYTRGVLKDAVLYNDYASNGSGSSELTVEDVRLAIGARTQYQFKPTAPKELLLQLAQERNKKPLPQVMSMWGVRLPPEKYCLTAKEWRLDDELTEE, encoded by the coding sequence ATGACTGAACAGGAGGATATTCCGAGGGATGTTAGGCTTTTGCACTTGTTGCTGGCGTCACAGTCGATCCACGCGTATGAAGATCAAGTACCACTCCAACTTATGGATTTTGCCCATCGCTATACTAGAGGTGTATTGAAGGATGCAGTGCTGTATAACGACTATGCGAGCAATGGGAGTGGCAGCAGCGAGTTGACTGTGGAGGATGTGCGGTTGGCTATTGGAGCAAGGACACAGTATCAGTTCAAGCCTACAGCACCTAAGGAACTGCTATTGCAGCTGGCGCAGGAacgaaacaaaaaaccGCTTCCCCAGGTGATGTCCATGTGGGGTGTACGTCTACCTCCTGAGAAGTACTGTTTGACGGCTAAAGAATGGCGATTGGACGATGAATTGACAGAGGAATGA